A region from the Catenulispora sp. MAP5-51 genome encodes:
- a CDS encoding ATP-binding protein gives MLKERPKSAKSASQTAKPAKVQGLPRRADRERRRHKRPLRLTGLRMRLLAAFAAVALMTSVAVTGVSYVLTRQSLMTRMNQTSVLQFKAAVSNNQESLENARPSPQPQAASLTTSLTTIAYKLQQASGTTWYLHRTGIPDGSVDNSLSYESIPAGLRTAAKKSIAWQRATINGQPCLIIGSSVQPNGVEVYDFINLEPQQEDLTRLAQNSAIASAVAIAISLLLGLLASRGVLLPLRRLGIAARKLGAGKLDTRVEVKGNDEVADVSRTFNETAEALERSIAELRSLEAASRRFVADVSHELRTPLTAMTAVTDMLEEATDVGDESAPAAQLIVAETRRLARLVEDLMEVSRFDAGTAQLRREDADLVALVEGCLNTRGWTGRVTLNVPPSLVVTVDQRRIDVIVANMVGNAIKHGGEGPVELSIGTFGPNLVLQVRDHGPGIPPDALEHIFERFYKADKARVRSEGSGLGLSIAYENAHIHGGELTGGNHPEGGAVFTLRLPLQATVPAQVMPQ, from the coding sequence GTGCTTAAAGAGAGGCCGAAGAGCGCCAAGTCCGCCTCGCAGACGGCGAAGCCCGCGAAGGTACAAGGGCTGCCCCGGCGTGCGGACAGGGAACGCCGCAGGCACAAGCGGCCGCTGCGGCTGACCGGGCTGCGGATGCGGCTGCTGGCGGCCTTCGCGGCGGTGGCGCTGATGACGTCGGTCGCGGTGACCGGGGTCTCCTACGTCTTGACCCGGCAGTCGCTGATGACGCGCATGAACCAGACCTCAGTGCTCCAGTTCAAGGCCGCCGTCAGCAACAACCAGGAATCCCTCGAGAACGCGCGCCCCTCGCCGCAGCCGCAGGCGGCCAGCCTCACCACCAGCCTGACCACCATCGCCTACAAACTCCAGCAGGCCAGCGGCACGACCTGGTACCTGCACCGCACGGGGATACCCGATGGCTCGGTCGACAACTCGCTCAGCTACGAGTCGATTCCGGCCGGGCTGCGCACCGCGGCGAAGAAGAGCATCGCCTGGCAGCGGGCGACGATCAACGGCCAGCCCTGCCTGATCATCGGCAGTTCGGTGCAGCCCAACGGGGTCGAGGTCTACGACTTCATCAACCTGGAGCCGCAGCAGGAGGACCTGACGCGGCTGGCGCAGAACTCCGCGATCGCCTCCGCCGTCGCGATAGCGATATCGCTGCTGCTGGGCCTGCTCGCCTCGCGGGGCGTCCTGCTTCCCTTGCGGCGTCTGGGGATCGCGGCCCGCAAGCTCGGCGCCGGCAAGCTGGACACCCGGGTCGAGGTCAAGGGCAACGACGAGGTCGCCGACGTCTCGCGCACCTTCAACGAGACCGCCGAGGCCCTGGAACGCTCCATCGCCGAACTGCGCTCGCTGGAGGCGGCGTCCCGGCGCTTCGTCGCCGACGTCTCGCACGAGCTGCGCACCCCGCTGACCGCGATGACCGCCGTCACCGACATGCTGGAGGAGGCGACCGACGTCGGCGACGAGAGCGCCCCGGCGGCCCAGCTCATCGTGGCCGAGACCCGGCGGCTGGCCCGGCTGGTCGAGGACCTGATGGAGGTCTCGCGCTTCGACGCCGGCACCGCGCAGCTCCGGCGCGAGGACGCCGACCTGGTGGCGCTGGTGGAGGGCTGCCTGAACACCCGGGGCTGGACCGGACGCGTCACCCTGAACGTGCCGCCCAGCCTGGTCGTCACCGTGGACCAGCGCAGGATCGACGTGATCGTGGCCAACATGGTCGGCAACGCGATAAAGCACGGCGGGGAAGGACCAGTGGAGTTGTCCATCGGCACGTTCGGACCGAACCTGGTCCTGCAGGTCCGCGACCACGGACCGGGCATCCCCCCGGACGCCCTGGAGCACATCTTCGAGCGCTTCTACAAGGCCGACAAGGCCCGCGTCCGCTCCGAGGGCAGCGGCCTGGGCCTGTCGATCGCCTACGAGAACGCGCACATCCACGGCGGCGAGCTGACCGGCGGCAACCACCCCGAGGGCGGCGCCGTCTTCACTCTGCGGCTGCCGCTGCAGGCGACCGTCCCGGCACAGGTGATGCCGCAGTGA
- a CDS encoding ABC transporter permease: protein MAVATIAPAPAAIAGGTEADTRRYTAGATQIIMGLVALFGFGLGTRTAHGASTTFGMTLVSKQGTHVPDWIFPARPAIVGLAVVVIALGAARLAVQLPRRWRLIATSVVLFCFTFAFMAWSAADPKGGERLVLPSVLDSMVIAAVPLVLGALGGVVGERSGVVNVAIEGQLLFGGFMTALVGTATGSLWIGVIAGVLSGALMGLLLAVLAIRYLIEQVVLGVVLNLLALGVTGFLFKSLMQTNQNSYNNLTPFTTVRIPGLASLWVIGPVVFDQPLIVYITVFLVVAVHVGLFHTRWGLRTRAVGEHPAAADTVGVKVLRLRYRNVMIGGAFAGLGGAWLVGNVGNFTENMTNGKGFIALAAVIFGRWSPFGALAAAALFGFTDALASQTSSLQLPIPSDLLTTLPYVATLFAVAGLIGRVRAPAADGKPYVKG from the coding sequence ATGGCCGTAGCGACGATCGCCCCGGCGCCGGCCGCGATAGCCGGCGGCACCGAGGCGGACACCCGGCGGTACACCGCCGGGGCCACGCAGATCATCATGGGCCTGGTGGCCCTGTTCGGCTTCGGCCTGGGCACCCGCACCGCGCACGGCGCCAGCACCACCTTCGGGATGACGCTGGTCTCCAAGCAGGGCACGCACGTCCCGGACTGGATCTTCCCGGCGCGTCCGGCGATCGTGGGCCTGGCCGTGGTCGTCATCGCGCTCGGCGCGGCGCGCCTGGCGGTGCAGCTGCCCAGGCGCTGGCGGCTGATCGCGACCTCGGTGGTCCTGTTCTGCTTCACCTTCGCCTTCATGGCCTGGAGCGCCGCGGACCCCAAGGGCGGCGAGCGGCTGGTGCTGCCCTCCGTGCTGGACTCGATGGTGATCGCGGCGGTCCCGCTCGTGCTCGGCGCCCTCGGCGGCGTCGTGGGCGAGCGCTCCGGCGTGGTCAACGTCGCGATCGAGGGGCAGCTGCTGTTCGGCGGCTTCATGACCGCGCTGGTCGGCACGGCCACCGGCAGCCTGTGGATCGGCGTGATCGCCGGCGTCCTGTCCGGCGCGCTGATGGGCCTGCTGCTCGCGGTGCTGGCCATCCGGTACCTGATCGAGCAGGTCGTGCTCGGCGTGGTGCTGAACCTGCTGGCCCTGGGCGTCACCGGCTTCCTGTTCAAGTCGCTGATGCAGACCAACCAGAACTCGTACAACAACCTGACGCCGTTCACCACGGTCCGGATCCCGGGGCTGGCCTCGCTGTGGGTGATCGGCCCGGTGGTGTTCGACCAGCCGCTGATCGTCTACATCACCGTGTTCCTGGTGGTGGCGGTGCACGTGGGCCTGTTCCACACGCGCTGGGGCCTGCGGACCCGGGCGGTCGGCGAGCACCCGGCCGCCGCCGACACCGTCGGCGTCAAGGTGCTGCGGCTGCGGTACCGCAACGTGATGATCGGCGGGGCCTTCGCGGGCCTGGGCGGCGCGTGGCTGGTCGGCAACGTCGGCAACTTCACGGAGAACATGACCAACGGCAAGGGCTTCATCGCCCTGGCCGCGGTGATCTTCGGCCGCTGGTCGCCGTTCGGCGCGCTGGCCGCGGCGGCGCTGTTCGGCTTCACCGACGCGCTGGCCAGCCAGACCTCGTCGTTGCAGCTGCCGATCCCCTCGGACCTGCTGACGACGCTGCCCTACGTGGCGACGCTGTTCGCGGTGGCCGGCCTGATCGGCCGGGTGCGGGCGCCCGCCGCCGACGGCAAGCCGTACGTCAAGGGCTAG
- a CDS encoding thymidine phosphorylase: MDAITVIRAKRDRAELTDEQIDWIIAAYTDGRVADEQMSALAMAILLNGMNRREIARWTQAMISSGERMDFSALTRPTVDKHSTGGVGDKITLPLAPLVAACGAAVPQLSGRGLGHTGGTLDKLESIPGWRARLSNEEMLAVLAEAGAVVCAAGDGLAPADRKLYALRDVTGTVEAIPLIASSIMSKKIAEGTSALVLDVKCGSGAFMKDFANARELAETMVALGTDHGVATTALITAMDNPLGRTAGNALEVRESVEVLSGGGPEDIKELTLALAREMLAAAGLDAVDPADKLKDGSALDAWKRMITAQGGDPDATLPTAKETHVVTADRDGLLVGMDSFKVGVAAWRLGAGRARKEDAVQAGAGVEWHAVPGDAVKAGQPLFTLHTDTPEAFDSALESLAGACEFAAPGAEFTRSPLVLDRVAASNR, translated from the coding sequence ATGGACGCCATCACCGTCATCCGCGCCAAGCGCGACCGCGCGGAGCTCACCGACGAGCAGATCGACTGGATCATCGCCGCCTACACCGACGGCCGCGTGGCCGACGAGCAGATGTCCGCGCTGGCGATGGCGATCCTGCTGAACGGCATGAACCGGCGCGAGATCGCGCGCTGGACGCAGGCGATGATCTCCTCCGGCGAGCGCATGGACTTCTCCGCGCTCACCCGCCCGACCGTGGACAAGCACTCCACCGGCGGCGTCGGCGACAAGATCACGCTCCCGCTGGCCCCGCTGGTGGCGGCCTGCGGCGCGGCCGTCCCGCAGCTGTCCGGCCGGGGCCTGGGCCACACCGGCGGCACCCTGGACAAGCTGGAGTCGATCCCCGGCTGGCGGGCCCGGCTGTCCAACGAGGAGATGCTGGCGGTGCTGGCCGAGGCCGGCGCCGTGGTCTGCGCGGCCGGCGACGGCCTGGCCCCGGCCGACCGCAAGCTGTACGCGCTGCGCGACGTCACCGGCACCGTCGAGGCGATCCCGCTGATCGCCTCCTCGATCATGTCCAAGAAGATCGCCGAGGGCACCAGCGCCCTGGTGCTGGACGTGAAGTGCGGAAGCGGCGCGTTCATGAAGGACTTCGCCAACGCCCGCGAACTGGCCGAGACCATGGTCGCCCTGGGCACCGACCACGGCGTGGCCACCACCGCGCTGATCACCGCGATGGACAACCCCCTGGGCCGCACCGCCGGCAACGCGCTGGAAGTGCGCGAGTCGGTCGAGGTGCTCTCCGGCGGCGGTCCCGAGGACATCAAGGAACTGACCCTCGCGCTGGCCCGCGAGATGCTGGCCGCGGCCGGCCTGGACGCGGTCGACCCGGCGGACAAGCTGAAGGACGGCTCGGCCTTGGACGCCTGGAAGCGCATGATCACCGCGCAGGGCGGCGACCCCGACGCGACCCTCCCGACGGCGAAGGAGACCCACGTGGTCACCGCCGACCGGGACGGCCTGCTGGTCGGCATGGACTCCTTCAAGGTCGGCGTCGCCGCCTGGCGCCTCGGCGCGGGCCGCGCCCGCAAGGAGGACGCGGTCCAGGCCGGCGCCGGCGTGGAGTGGCACGCCGTCCCCGGCGACGCCGTGAAGGCCGGCCAGCCGCTGTTCACGCTGCACACCGACACCCCCGAGGCATTCGACTCGGCGCTGGAAAGCCTGGCGGGCGCTTGCGAATTCGCTGCTCCCGGCGCGGAGTTCACTCGGTCGCCGCTTGTTTTGGACCGAGTCGCCGCTTCGAACCGGTAA
- a CDS encoding ABC transporter permease, whose translation MSNESELRREASPQRAVEGDGRAKRVLVGISSANTVTVTILAFVLSVVIGGILMIVSDQHLLTEWGYVFSKNWSDAPSDSWNKVANGYIAMFHGAIYDPHAKQALRPIENTIVEATPLVFAGLAVALPFRAGLFNIGGQSQLIIGAVFATWVGFSISAPMPLHVLLVIIAGIIGGALVGGLTGLLKARFGAHEVISSIMLNNIALGVLAWLIKTKAFHDPNRQDAISKPVKSTALLPAVSGSSPEVNLSTVLAILAVLLIWWLMTRSTLGFRLRALGSNPDAARTAGISVSRNQVYAMLLAGGLMGLVAVTQISGTLSASHAMTATLDNGFGFTGITVALLGRGKPVGVALAALLFGALDAGGVVMEAATTPTVPHDVVTVVQAVIVVFVAAPKLVQEIFRLRDVRRNGHTVTPSVAPASAVDSAAEAV comes from the coding sequence ATGAGTAACGAGTCGGAACTGCGACGCGAAGCGTCTCCTCAACGGGCGGTGGAAGGAGACGGACGGGCGAAGCGCGTACTCGTCGGGATCAGCTCCGCCAACACCGTCACCGTCACGATCCTGGCGTTCGTGCTCTCGGTGGTGATCGGCGGCATCCTGATGATCGTCTCCGACCAGCACCTGCTGACCGAGTGGGGCTACGTCTTCAGCAAGAACTGGAGCGATGCGCCGAGCGATTCCTGGAACAAGGTCGCCAACGGCTACATCGCGATGTTCCACGGCGCGATCTACGACCCGCACGCCAAGCAGGCACTGCGCCCGATCGAGAACACCATCGTCGAGGCCACCCCGCTGGTCTTCGCCGGGCTCGCGGTGGCGCTGCCGTTCCGCGCCGGGCTGTTCAACATCGGCGGCCAGAGCCAGCTGATCATCGGCGCGGTCTTCGCCACCTGGGTCGGCTTCTCGATCTCGGCGCCGATGCCGCTGCACGTGCTGCTGGTCATCATCGCCGGCATCATCGGCGGCGCGCTGGTCGGCGGGCTGACCGGGCTGCTCAAGGCCCGGTTCGGGGCGCACGAGGTGATCAGCTCGATCATGCTGAACAACATCGCGCTCGGCGTGCTGGCCTGGCTGATCAAGACCAAGGCCTTCCACGACCCGAACCGCCAGGACGCGATCAGCAAGCCGGTCAAGAGCACCGCGCTGCTGCCGGCGGTCTCCGGCAGCAGCCCCGAGGTGAACCTCTCGACGGTGCTGGCGATCCTGGCCGTGCTGCTCATCTGGTGGCTGATGACCCGCTCGACGCTGGGCTTCCGGCTGCGCGCCCTGGGCTCCAACCCGGACGCCGCGCGCACCGCCGGCATCTCGGTCTCGCGCAACCAGGTCTACGCGATGCTGCTGGCCGGCGGTCTGATGGGACTGGTGGCCGTGACGCAGATCAGCGGCACGCTGTCGGCCTCGCACGCCATGACCGCCACCCTGGACAACGGCTTCGGCTTCACCGGCATCACGGTGGCGCTGCTGGGCCGCGGCAAGCCGGTCGGGGTGGCGCTGGCCGCCCTGCTGTTCGGCGCGCTGGACGCCGGCGGCGTGGTCATGGAGGCCGCGACGACGCCGACCGTGCCGCATGACGTGGTCACCGTGGTGCAGGCCGTGATCGTGGTCTTCGTCGCCGCCCCGAAGCTGGTGCAGGAGATCTTCCGGCTGCGGGACGTGCGGCGCAACGGCCACACGGTCACGCCGTCGGTCGCCCCGGCCTCGGCCGTCGACTCCGCGGCGGAGGCGGTGTGA
- a CDS encoding cytidine deaminase, protein MKTEIDWAALRTAAREAMAHAYVPYSKFPVGAAALVDDGRIVSGCNVENASYGLTLCAECGLVSALHASGGGRLVAFACVDGAGAVLMPCGRCRQLLFEFGGNELLVDLGPDTSPTTMSELLPRAFGPDNLGNS, encoded by the coding sequence ATGAAGACCGAGATCGACTGGGCCGCCCTGCGCACCGCCGCACGAGAGGCTATGGCGCACGCGTACGTGCCGTACTCGAAGTTCCCGGTGGGCGCGGCGGCCCTGGTCGACGACGGCCGGATCGTCAGCGGCTGCAACGTGGAGAACGCCTCGTACGGCCTGACGCTGTGCGCGGAGTGCGGGCTGGTGTCCGCGCTGCACGCCTCCGGCGGCGGCCGGCTGGTCGCCTTCGCGTGCGTCGACGGCGCCGGCGCGGTCCTGATGCCCTGCGGGCGCTGCCGCCAGCTGCTCTTCGAGTTCGGCGGGAACGAGCTGCTGGTGGATCTGGGCCCTGACACCTCTCCGACGACGATGTCGGAACTCCTGCCGCGGGCCTTCGGCCCCGACAATCTCGGCAACAGCTAG
- a CDS encoding adenosine deaminase, whose protein sequence is MDEELIRRAPKALLHDHLDGGLRPQTVIELADQYGYTNLPEYDGTADGLGRWFAEAADSGSLPRYLETFEHTVGVMQHADALFRVAAECAEDLAADGVVYSESRYAPEQHLEAGLSLDEVVEAVDAGFREGERRAAAAGRQIRVGTLLTAMRHAARSSEIAELAVRHRDKGVSGFDIAGAEAGYPPTRHLDAFEYLRRENFHFTIHAGEAFGLPSIWEALQWCGADRLGHGNAIMDDILVDADGKATLGRLAAYVRDKRIPLEMCPTSNLQTGAARSYESHPIGLLRDLHFRVTVNTDNRLMSSTSMTREFTELHKAHGYTLEDMQWFTINALKSAFLPFDQRLELINEHVKPAYEQLRAEASPSPA, encoded by the coding sequence ATGGATGAAGAGCTGATTCGCAGGGCTCCGAAGGCCCTGCTGCACGACCACCTCGACGGTGGTCTGCGCCCCCAGACGGTCATCGAACTGGCCGACCAGTACGGCTACACCAACCTCCCCGAGTACGACGGCACCGCCGACGGCCTCGGCCGGTGGTTCGCCGAGGCCGCGGACTCCGGGTCGCTGCCTCGGTATCTGGAGACCTTCGAGCACACGGTCGGAGTGATGCAGCACGCCGACGCGCTGTTCCGGGTCGCCGCCGAGTGCGCCGAGGACCTCGCCGCCGACGGGGTGGTCTACTCCGAGTCGCGGTATGCGCCCGAGCAGCATCTGGAAGCCGGGCTGAGCCTGGACGAGGTCGTGGAGGCGGTGGATGCCGGCTTCCGGGAGGGGGAGCGCCGGGCTGCCGCCGCCGGGCGGCAGATCCGGGTCGGGACGCTGCTGACCGCGATGCGGCACGCGGCGCGCTCCTCGGAGATCGCCGAACTCGCGGTGCGGCACCGGGACAAGGGTGTGTCAGGGTTCGACATCGCCGGGGCCGAGGCCGGGTATCCGCCCACCCGGCACCTGGACGCCTTCGAGTACCTGCGCCGGGAGAACTTCCACTTCACGATCCACGCCGGGGAGGCCTTCGGGCTGCCCTCGATCTGGGAGGCGCTGCAGTGGTGCGGCGCGGACCGGCTGGGCCACGGCAACGCCATCATGGACGACATCCTGGTGGACGCCGACGGCAAGGCGACGCTGGGCCGGCTGGCGGCGTATGTGCGGGACAAGCGGATCCCGCTGGAGATGTGCCCCACCTCGAACCTGCAGACCGGGGCGGCGCGCTCCTACGAGTCCCACCCGATCGGGTTGTTGCGAGACCTGCACTTTCGGGTGACGGTGAACACCGACAACCGGCTGATGAGCTCCACCTCGATGACGCGTGAGTTCACCGAACTGCACAAGGCCCACGGCTACACGCTGGAGGACATGCAGTGGTTTACGATAAACGCTCTGAAGTCCGCGTTCCTGCCCTTTGACCAGCGGTTGGAGCTGATCAACGAGCACGTGAAGCCGGCCTACGAGCAGCTGCGCGCCGAGGCGTCTCCGTCCCCTGCTTAA